In Oncorhynchus tshawytscha isolate Ot180627B linkage group LG28, Otsh_v2.0, whole genome shotgun sequence, a genomic segment contains:
- the LOC112226572 gene encoding ATP-sensitive inward rectifier potassium channel 10 isoform X3, with amino-acid sequence MEMEYILLESCSPQKVCHSQTQTDVLKPLLGAGGSGGGGTLRRRRRVLSKDGRSNVRIEHISGRSALYMRDLWTTFLDMQWRWKFFLFTLTFTGTWFLFGVLWYLVALVHGDLLEFNPPSNHTPCVLQMQTLTGAFLFSLESQTTIGYGFRCITEECPAAIILLILQLVITMVLEIFITGTFLAKVARPKKRGETVKFSQHAVVSSHEGRPCLMIRVANMRKSLLLGCQVTGKLLQTSHTKEGETVRLDQRNVPFQVDTSSDSPFLILPLTFYHIIDDNSPLRAWAAKGGGWTDPELADFELLVIMSATVEPTSATCQVRTSYLPDEILWGYEFPPVVSLSPSGKYVADFAFFDKVAKTKTTPLFKTSRPQSYHGNGGGGGGGVEGTDPEKIRLEQSYRERGEEGRGRVRDSSPLSVRISNV; translated from the exons ATGGAGATGGAATACATCCTATTGGAAAG CTGCTCCCCTCAAAAGGTGTGTCACTCACAGACGCAGACAGACGTTCTAAAGCCCCTATTGGGCGCCGGGGGCTCCGGCGGGGGCGGGACCTTGAGGAGgcggagacgtgttctgtctaaGGATGGGCGGAGTAACGTACGCATCGAACACATCAGCGGGCGGTCGGCCCTGTACATGCGTGACCTCTGGACGACGTTCCTGGATATGCAGTGGCGGTGGAAGTTCTTTCTCTTCACCCTTACCTTCACGGGGACGTGGTTCCTGTTCGGGGTTCTGTGGTACCTGGTGGCATTAGTGCATGGAGATCTGCTgg AGTTCAACCCACCATCGAACCACACCCCGTGTGTGCTGCAGATGCAGACGCTGACTGGGGCTTTCCTGTTCTCGCTGGAGTCCCAGACCACCATTGGCTACGGCTTCCGTTGCATCACAGAGGAATGTCCAGCTGCTATCATTCTCCTGATCCTGCAACTCGTCATCACCATGGTGCTGGAGATCTTCATCACCGGAACCTTCCTCGCCAAG GTGGCTCGGCCAAAGAAGCGAGGTGAGACGGTGAAGTTTAGCCAGCACGCCGTGGTGTCCAGTCACGAAGGCCGACCCTGCCTCATGATCCGAGTGGCCAACATGCGGAAGAGCCTGCTGCTGGGGTGCCAG GTGACGGGGAAGCTGCTGCAGACATCTCATACTAAGGAGGGGGAGACGGTGCGTCTGGACCAGAGGAACGTTCCCTTCCAGGTGGATACGTCCAGCGACAGCCccttcctcatcctccccctcacatTTTACCACATCATAGACGACAACAGCCCGCTCAGGGCCTGGGCCGCCAAGG gcgGGGGATGGACAGATCCTGAGCTGGCGGACTTTGAGCTGCTGGTTATCATGAGTGCCACGGTAGAGCCCACCTCAGCCACCTGCCAGGTGCGTACCTCATACCTGCCTGACGAGATCCTGTGGGGGTACGAGTTCCCCCCtgtggtctccctctccccctcagggaAGTACGTGGCCGACTTTGCCTTCTTCGACAAAGTGGCCAAAACCAAGACCACACCCCTCTTCAAAACATCCCGCCCACAGAGCTACCATGgcaatggaggaggaggaggagggggggtggaggggacTGACCCGGAGAAGATCCGATTGGAGcagagctacagggagagaggagaggaagggagagggagggtcagagacaGTAGCCCTCTCAGTGTCCGCATCAGCAATGTCTGA
- the LOC112226572 gene encoding ATP-sensitive inward rectifier potassium channel 10 isoform X1 produces MCCHGDGIHPIGKMTSATPPSSRSCSPQKVCHSQTQTDVLKPLLGAGGSGGGGTLRRRRRVLSKDGRSNVRIEHISGRSALYMRDLWTTFLDMQWRWKFFLFTLTFTGTWFLFGVLWYLVALVHGDLLEFNPPSNHTPCVLQMQTLTGAFLFSLESQTTIGYGFRCITEECPAAIILLILQLVITMVLEIFITGTFLAKVARPKKRGETVKFSQHAVVSSHEGRPCLMIRVANMRKSLLLGCQVTGKLLQTSHTKEGETVRLDQRNVPFQVDTSSDSPFLILPLTFYHIIDDNSPLRAWAAKGGGWTDPELADFELLVIMSATVEPTSATCQVRTSYLPDEILWGYEFPPVVSLSPSGKYVADFAFFDKVAKTKTTPLFKTSRPQSYHGNGGGGGGGVEGTDPEKIRLEQSYRERGEEGRGRVRDSSPLSVRISNV; encoded by the exons ATGTGTTGTCATGGAGATGGAATACATCCTATTGGAAAG ATGACATCTGCCACGCCCCCTTCCTCCCGAAGCTGCTCCCCTCAAAAGGTGTGTCACTCACAGACGCAGACAGACGTTCTAAAGCCCCTATTGGGCGCCGGGGGCTCCGGCGGGGGCGGGACCTTGAGGAGgcggagacgtgttctgtctaaGGATGGGCGGAGTAACGTACGCATCGAACACATCAGCGGGCGGTCGGCCCTGTACATGCGTGACCTCTGGACGACGTTCCTGGATATGCAGTGGCGGTGGAAGTTCTTTCTCTTCACCCTTACCTTCACGGGGACGTGGTTCCTGTTCGGGGTTCTGTGGTACCTGGTGGCATTAGTGCATGGAGATCTGCTgg AGTTCAACCCACCATCGAACCACACCCCGTGTGTGCTGCAGATGCAGACGCTGACTGGGGCTTTCCTGTTCTCGCTGGAGTCCCAGACCACCATTGGCTACGGCTTCCGTTGCATCACAGAGGAATGTCCAGCTGCTATCATTCTCCTGATCCTGCAACTCGTCATCACCATGGTGCTGGAGATCTTCATCACCGGAACCTTCCTCGCCAAG GTGGCTCGGCCAAAGAAGCGAGGTGAGACGGTGAAGTTTAGCCAGCACGCCGTGGTGTCCAGTCACGAAGGCCGACCCTGCCTCATGATCCGAGTGGCCAACATGCGGAAGAGCCTGCTGCTGGGGTGCCAG GTGACGGGGAAGCTGCTGCAGACATCTCATACTAAGGAGGGGGAGACGGTGCGTCTGGACCAGAGGAACGTTCCCTTCCAGGTGGATACGTCCAGCGACAGCCccttcctcatcctccccctcacatTTTACCACATCATAGACGACAACAGCCCGCTCAGGGCCTGGGCCGCCAAGG gcgGGGGATGGACAGATCCTGAGCTGGCGGACTTTGAGCTGCTGGTTATCATGAGTGCCACGGTAGAGCCCACCTCAGCCACCTGCCAGGTGCGTACCTCATACCTGCCTGACGAGATCCTGTGGGGGTACGAGTTCCCCCCtgtggtctccctctccccctcagggaAGTACGTGGCCGACTTTGCCTTCTTCGACAAAGTGGCCAAAACCAAGACCACACCCCTCTTCAAAACATCCCGCCCACAGAGCTACCATGgcaatggaggaggaggaggagggggggtggaggggacTGACCCGGAGAAGATCCGATTGGAGcagagctacagggagagaggagaggaagggagagggagggtcagagacaGTAGCCCTCTCAGTGTCCGCATCAGCAATGTCTGA
- the LOC112226572 gene encoding ATP-sensitive inward rectifier potassium channel 10 isoform X2: MTSATPPSSRSCSPQKVCHSQTQTDVLKPLLGAGGSGGGGTLRRRRRVLSKDGRSNVRIEHISGRSALYMRDLWTTFLDMQWRWKFFLFTLTFTGTWFLFGVLWYLVALVHGDLLEFNPPSNHTPCVLQMQTLTGAFLFSLESQTTIGYGFRCITEECPAAIILLILQLVITMVLEIFITGTFLAKVARPKKRGETVKFSQHAVVSSHEGRPCLMIRVANMRKSLLLGCQVTGKLLQTSHTKEGETVRLDQRNVPFQVDTSSDSPFLILPLTFYHIIDDNSPLRAWAAKGGGWTDPELADFELLVIMSATVEPTSATCQVRTSYLPDEILWGYEFPPVVSLSPSGKYVADFAFFDKVAKTKTTPLFKTSRPQSYHGNGGGGGGGVEGTDPEKIRLEQSYRERGEEGRGRVRDSSPLSVRISNV; this comes from the exons ATGACATCTGCCACGCCCCCTTCCTCCCGAAGCTGCTCCCCTCAAAAGGTGTGTCACTCACAGACGCAGACAGACGTTCTAAAGCCCCTATTGGGCGCCGGGGGCTCCGGCGGGGGCGGGACCTTGAGGAGgcggagacgtgttctgtctaaGGATGGGCGGAGTAACGTACGCATCGAACACATCAGCGGGCGGTCGGCCCTGTACATGCGTGACCTCTGGACGACGTTCCTGGATATGCAGTGGCGGTGGAAGTTCTTTCTCTTCACCCTTACCTTCACGGGGACGTGGTTCCTGTTCGGGGTTCTGTGGTACCTGGTGGCATTAGTGCATGGAGATCTGCTgg AGTTCAACCCACCATCGAACCACACCCCGTGTGTGCTGCAGATGCAGACGCTGACTGGGGCTTTCCTGTTCTCGCTGGAGTCCCAGACCACCATTGGCTACGGCTTCCGTTGCATCACAGAGGAATGTCCAGCTGCTATCATTCTCCTGATCCTGCAACTCGTCATCACCATGGTGCTGGAGATCTTCATCACCGGAACCTTCCTCGCCAAG GTGGCTCGGCCAAAGAAGCGAGGTGAGACGGTGAAGTTTAGCCAGCACGCCGTGGTGTCCAGTCACGAAGGCCGACCCTGCCTCATGATCCGAGTGGCCAACATGCGGAAGAGCCTGCTGCTGGGGTGCCAG GTGACGGGGAAGCTGCTGCAGACATCTCATACTAAGGAGGGGGAGACGGTGCGTCTGGACCAGAGGAACGTTCCCTTCCAGGTGGATACGTCCAGCGACAGCCccttcctcatcctccccctcacatTTTACCACATCATAGACGACAACAGCCCGCTCAGGGCCTGGGCCGCCAAGG gcgGGGGATGGACAGATCCTGAGCTGGCGGACTTTGAGCTGCTGGTTATCATGAGTGCCACGGTAGAGCCCACCTCAGCCACCTGCCAGGTGCGTACCTCATACCTGCCTGACGAGATCCTGTGGGGGTACGAGTTCCCCCCtgtggtctccctctccccctcagggaAGTACGTGGCCGACTTTGCCTTCTTCGACAAAGTGGCCAAAACCAAGACCACACCCCTCTTCAAAACATCCCGCCCACAGAGCTACCATGgcaatggaggaggaggaggagggggggtggaggggacTGACCCGGAGAAGATCCGATTGGAGcagagctacagggagagaggagaggaagggagagggagggtcagagacaGTAGCCCTCTCAGTGTCCGCATCAGCAATGTCTGA